A single region of the Candidatus Methylomirabilota bacterium genome encodes:
- a CDS encoding ATP-binding protein: MPKSQTLRSSLWGLNRARLLTAVIVLAVGALLRITDAFPYAFGPFAIMVLGVAAAGLVLPLADRRGIRPDRIAWFQFSLDALLITGIVTASGGPRSVFIPLYVVLVVGSCLVLSRAGGLVVAVICSLLYVLPVLGRTILPVLDIGIPGENTTVEILTVFMNAGVLLVVAVLAGALAGQYHELHQDMENQRKHLSDLQAFRDLIFESVGSGLVAVDPAGRVTAFNRAAESITGIRAAEAVDQPWEAIFGRGVNLEEARRAVSEGTEPAPRYEFPLRRRDGHEVPVGISFRSLRSGTGDVAGLIGVCQDLSSIKLMEQRVRQSDRLAAVGRLSANMAHEIRNPLASISGAVEALARDLPPDHTRGQLVEIVLRESARLNQIVGDFLEYARPAPMVPLEINMAEILDEVLLLIEHRTLPASLKVVREYGDTLPTRADPQRLRQAVWNLCLNAVQAMPEGGELRVSARSLRERGGRLQICIADTGQGISDSDLPHIFEPFFSTKPEGSGIGLALVYRVVEEHGGSIEVRSRVGDGTTFILILPSPDGATQG, from the coding sequence TTGCCCAAGTCGCAGACGCTCCGGTCGTCCCTCTGGGGGCTGAACCGGGCGCGGCTGCTCACGGCCGTCATCGTCCTGGCGGTCGGAGCGCTGCTCCGGATCACTGACGCGTTTCCCTACGCCTTTGGCCCCTTCGCGATCATGGTGCTGGGTGTCGCAGCGGCCGGCCTCGTGCTTCCCCTGGCCGACCGCCGCGGCATCCGTCCGGACCGGATCGCCTGGTTCCAGTTCAGCCTGGACGCGCTGCTCATCACCGGCATCGTGACCGCAAGCGGTGGACCGCGGTCCGTGTTCATTCCCTTGTACGTCGTGCTGGTGGTGGGGTCCTGCCTGGTACTGTCACGCGCCGGCGGCCTGGTGGTCGCAGTGATCTGCAGTCTCCTGTACGTCTTGCCGGTGCTCGGGCGCACGATCCTGCCGGTCCTGGACATCGGGATTCCGGGGGAGAACACCACCGTCGAGATTCTGACCGTTTTCATGAACGCCGGCGTGCTCCTGGTCGTCGCGGTGCTGGCCGGGGCCCTCGCCGGGCAGTATCACGAGCTGCACCAGGACATGGAGAACCAGCGAAAGCATCTGTCGGATCTCCAGGCCTTCCGTGACTTGATCTTCGAATCGGTCGGATCCGGCCTGGTCGCGGTGGATCCGGCGGGACGAGTCACCGCGTTCAACCGCGCGGCCGAATCCATCACCGGAATACGGGCCGCCGAGGCGGTGGACCAGCCGTGGGAGGCCATCTTCGGCCGCGGCGTCAATCTGGAGGAGGCTCGTCGCGCGGTGTCCGAGGGTACCGAGCCGGCACCTCGGTACGAGTTCCCTCTGCGCCGGCGAGACGGACACGAGGTGCCCGTGGGCATCTCGTTCCGTTCGCTTCGATCGGGCACCGGCGACGTGGCCGGACTCATCGGCGTCTGCCAGGATCTCTCCAGCATCAAGCTGATGGAGCAGCGGGTGCGGCAGTCGGATCGGCTGGCCGCGGTCGGCCGGCTCTCCGCCAACATGGCTCACGAGATCCGGAATCCGCTCGCTTCCATCTCCGGAGCGGTGGAAGCCCTGGCCCGCGACCTGCCGCCGGATCATACTCGTGGCCAGCTGGTGGAGATCGTCCTGCGGGAGTCGGCCCGGCTCAATCAGATCGTCGGCGATTTCCTCGAGTACGCTCGGCCGGCACCGATGGTGCCGCTCGAGATCAACATGGCCGAGATTCTCGACGAGGTCCTGCTCCTGATCGAGCACCGCACCCTCCCCGCGAGTCTGAAGGTGGTCCGCGAATACGGCGACACCCTGCCCACCCGAGCCGATCCTCAGCGCCTTCGCCAGGCCGTGTGGAACCTCTGCCTGAACGCGGTGCAGGCGATGCCGGAAGGCGGTGAACTGCGGGTCAGTGCCCGTTCCCTTCGCGAGCGCGGAGGCCGTCTCCAGATCTGTATCGCGGACACCGGCCAGGGCATCTCGGACAGCGACCTGCCGCACATCTTCGAGCCATTCTTCTCGACCAAACCTGAAGGAAGTGGAATCGGTCTCGCGCTAGTCTATCGGGTGGTGGAGGAGCACGGCGGCTCCATCGAGGTTCGCAGCCGGGTGGGCGACGGCACCACGTTCATTCTGATCTT